The DNA sequence CCTCAGCGCCATTGACCGGCAGGACGATGTCAACAATCTTCTCCGGCGTTGGCATTCGCAGGGTACAAAAAAACGCGCCGCCGTCGGGACAAACGGAACACTCGACCAACTCGTTCGCGCCGGAGACCTCCAGAGGGACGAGGACGCGCGTTCCGTCTGGGGTGTTTTTCAGCCACGCCAAATACGTCGCGAGTCCCATCGTAGCGTTACCGCAAAACTCTCCACCCGCCATCTGGAGCCGTGCCCAGGCCGCGCTGTCCTGCGGTGCGGGGCGTTCGATAAAGCCTGTTTGTTCGGCGTGCAGGCTTTCGTAGCGCATAAGATAGCCCGCAATCTCAGGGTACCGTTCGCGCTCAATGGGGCTCTCCACCAAAATGGTCATGTTTTGGGTGGGATTTAGCTTGACAAACTGTACTTCCAAGTTTAAACGCCTCCTTTTCGGTTTCGCGCTTACGCGGTTCCATTTTATCAATATTTATCAATATTTATCCATTCGAGCAAAAGAACTACGTATCTAACACCTTTCCCATTGCCGATTTCACGGTAAACGGGTAAAATACCTTTCAGTATTGGGATATCAATGCGGCGCTGAATATCCGCAGAGTCGGGGCATCGACTCTTAAGGGAGAAGACGTAAGACCTACTTCGGTTGGCTGTCTTTGTCGATCTTAGAATCACACGACTTTAGTCGTGGGAGTATGTCAAGAGGTGACAGCATCATGCCGATGACGAAACGCAACATCACTTGGGAAGGTTCAATCTTGTCGTTTGGGGTTCTATTTTTGGTTTTATTTATAAGCACGGTTTGGGCTGCCTCCGTGGACGTTGTTCAGCAAGATATTTTGGCTTTGGAGTACCGGTTGAGCATCGATCGAACCTCTGTGAGCGACGCCGCCGAGCGAGAAAGGCTCTTTCTCCGCCTCATTGAGGAGTGTCCAAAAACGGAGGCCGCGGAGGAGTCCTATTGGGCTTTGTCAAACCTCTACCTAGATGACTTTGACGAACCTCAGGAGGGCAAAGCGCGAGAGATTCTAGAGAGCTTTTTGAAACGCTATCCGGCGTCCCAGTGGGTTTCACATGTGGAAAGCCGCCTCTCCTGGCTTCAAGGTAAGGAATAGAAGCGGGGAAGAAAAATCAGGAATCAGTTTCGCCCTTCTTTTCCGTTGGGGAGAGGAAGGGCGAAATGTTTGCAGATCGGGAGTGTAAATAAATATGAGCCAAATAGGAACGAACACTGTCATACGAGCTCTGTCGGTTTATCTGCCAGAGAAGGTCTTGGACAACGCGGAGCTGGTCCGCCAGTTTGGGAATTGGACCGAGGAGAAGATCTTCAACAAGACAGGCGTCATCCGGCGTCACGTCGTGGATGGGGAATTGGTTTCCGACCTTGCGACGAAGGCAGGGGAGAAGTTGCTGACGGAGCACGACGTCCATCAGGAGGAGGTGGATTTTCTCCTACTCTGCACCGAATGCCCCGACTATTTTTTGCCCGCCACGGCCTGCGTTGTCCAGAATCGTCTCGGTTTGCGAAAAAACGTGGGCGCGCTGGACTATAATCTAGGCTGTTCGGGGTACATCTATGGGTTGGCGCTGGCGAAGGGCTTGATTGCCGCCCGCGTGGCTCGGAAGATCTTGCTGATTACGGCGGATACCATTACCCGAGTGATACACCCCAAGGACAAAAGCACCCGCGCTATTTTTGGGGACGCCGCTGCGGCTACGCTGCTGGAGGCATCTCAGGAGGAAGGAGTGGGGCTTTTCGAGCTGGGCACCGATGGAAGCGGAGCAAACAAGTTGATAATTCCCGCAGGAGCTTGGGCTTGCCCCTCCTCATCCGAGACGCGCCAGGAGACGGCCAACCGCTGGGGTAATGTCCGCACTCCGGAAAACCTCTACATGAACGGGCCGGAGGTCCTGAGCTTCACCCTCGAAGTAGCGCCTCCTTGTTTCGACTCGATCATGAGGCTGAACGGCACGAGTCTTTCCGAAATCAAGTTCGTGGTTCTACACCAGGCTAGTCGCATGTTGCTCGAAAAAGTGCGCGACGCTCTGGAGATCCCCCAAGAAAAATTCGTCTTCGACATCGAGAACCATGGCAACACAACTAGTTGTACCATACCCATTGCTCTGCGTGACATTGAACTCACGGGGCGATTGAAGAAAGGCGACAAGGTGTTGATCATGGGCTTCGGGGTGGGGCTGTCCTGGGGAGGCACAGTGTTGACGTGGCAGTGATTTCGCGGTGATTTTGAGAAGTCTTTATATTAAGAAAGTAGGTGTATGTCTATGGAAAACGAGGCGATCAAGACGATATTGGCGCGGCGGAGTGTGCGCCGCTACGAAAACAAACCAGTGGACCGGGAGAAAATCGATAAGATTTTGGAGTGCGCCTCAGCAGCCCCTAGCGCAAACAACTTCCGTCCTTGGCATTTTGTCGAGGTGACAAAGCGTGAGGCCCTCGACGTTCTGGCGGATATTCATCCTTACGGGAAGATGCTGGCTCAGGCACCTTTAGCGATCATTGTCTGCGCGGAAAAAGAAAGGCAGGGCAGCCCCGACGTCTGGTGGGAGCAGGATTGCAGCGCTGCTATGGAGAACATTCTGGTATCGGCCACGGCTTTAGGTTTGGGCAGCGTTTGGCTTGGCGTTTATCACCACGAGGCGAGCGGTTTTCCGAACAAGATCCGCGGCCTTTTGGGGATTCCCTCTCATATTCAAGTTATGGGCATTGCCGCCATCGGTTACGGCGCAGAGGAGAAACCCTCTCATCAGGGCATCGACCCAGCCCGCGTCCATCAAGAGCGCTGGTAGGAAACTCTAGGAAACTCACGGAGTCTTGAC is a window from the Synergistaceae bacterium genome containing:
- a CDS encoding ketoacyl-ACP synthase III encodes the protein MSQIGTNTVIRALSVYLPEKVLDNAELVRQFGNWTEEKIFNKTGVIRRHVVDGELVSDLATKAGEKLLTEHDVHQEEVDFLLLCTECPDYFLPATACVVQNRLGLRKNVGALDYNLGCSGYIYGLALAKGLIAARVARKILLITADTITRVIHPKDKSTRAIFGDAAAATLLEASQEEGVGLFELGTDGSGANKLIIPAGAWACPSSSETRQETANRWGNVRTPENLYMNGPEVLSFTLEVAPPCFDSIMRLNGTSLSEIKFVVLHQASRMLLEKVRDALEIPQEKFVFDIENHGNTTSCTIPIALRDIELTGRLKKGDKVLIMGFGVGLSWGGTVLTWQ
- a CDS encoding nitroreductase family protein, whose product is MSMENEAIKTILARRSVRRYENKPVDREKIDKILECASAAPSANNFRPWHFVEVTKREALDVLADIHPYGKMLAQAPLAIIVCAEKERQGSPDVWWEQDCSAAMENILVSATALGLGSVWLGVYHHEASGFPNKIRGLLGIPSHIQVMGIAAIGYGAEEKPSHQGIDPARVHQERW